One genomic region from Arthrobacter sp. YN encodes:
- a CDS encoding spermidine synthase, producing the protein MSTAGSGHHVASRYLRTTGQHATIDADTLIEGSFILSIGGAEQSHVNLADPREIFYEYLRRIGHVVDLAAEPAAPIRALHLGAGALTLARYIQATRPGSAQYAVELERELLDFVLHKLPMPDGTTLTTHIGDARDALAEFDAEVTFDVVILDIFSGPEAPAHIACKEFYEEAAARLGPDGVLIVNVGDEPALTLVRSQVTALREAMPDVAAVAETGMFEGRYPGNIILVGTRKRWTPEWTVELLARGPHPAAVLTGMDLDRIA; encoded by the coding sequence CTGAGTACCGCCGGCTCCGGACACCACGTCGCCTCGCGCTACCTCCGGACCACCGGGCAGCACGCCACCATCGACGCCGATACCCTCATTGAGGGCAGCTTCATCCTCAGCATCGGCGGGGCCGAGCAATCACACGTCAACCTCGCGGACCCGCGGGAGATTTTCTATGAGTACCTGCGCCGAATAGGTCATGTGGTGGATTTGGCTGCTGAACCGGCGGCTCCCATCCGCGCACTGCATTTGGGTGCAGGGGCTTTGACACTTGCCCGTTATATCCAAGCCACCCGGCCCGGTTCGGCACAGTATGCCGTTGAACTGGAACGCGAACTCCTGGACTTCGTACTCCACAAACTTCCCATGCCCGACGGCACCACGCTGACTACCCACATTGGCGACGCGCGCGACGCGCTGGCGGAGTTTGACGCCGAGGTGACATTCGACGTCGTGATTCTTGATATCTTCTCCGGACCAGAGGCGCCGGCACACATCGCGTGCAAAGAGTTCTATGAGGAAGCTGCCGCACGGCTGGGTCCTGACGGGGTCTTGATCGTCAACGTGGGAGACGAACCCGCTCTGACCTTGGTGCGAAGCCAAGTGACGGCCTTGCGTGAGGCCATGCCGGACGTTGCGGCGGTCGCGGAAACGGGCATGTTTGAGGGCCGTTACCCAGGCAACATCATTCTTGTGGGTACACGCAAACGGTGGACCCCGGAATGGACCGTTGAGTTGCTGGCCCGCGGCCCGCATCCTGCCGCTGTCCTCACCGGGATGGACCTGGACCGGATTGCCTAG
- the rsmD gene encoding 16S rRNA (guanine(966)-N(2))-methyltransferase RsmD, producing MSRIIAGVGGGNPLTSVPGTATRPTTDRVKEALFSRLESLAVIADSRVLDLYAGSGALGIESASRGARSVDLVEFDAKASDVCQRNADLVNQLLGGKKVSVHRSKVESYLERAREGGLWDLVFLDPPYPLDEPALSEVLAKLAPHLDEGAVVVVERSSRSPEPAWPGTMECFADKKYGETKLWFAEPA from the coding sequence GTGAGCCGGATCATTGCAGGAGTAGGTGGGGGGAACCCGCTGACCAGCGTCCCCGGAACCGCTACGCGGCCTACGACCGACCGGGTCAAGGAAGCTCTTTTTTCCCGTCTGGAATCCTTGGCGGTCATCGCCGATTCCCGCGTCCTGGACCTTTACGCGGGCTCGGGAGCCCTGGGCATTGAGAGCGCCAGCCGGGGTGCACGGAGCGTGGACCTGGTGGAGTTCGACGCCAAGGCGAGCGACGTCTGCCAGCGCAACGCGGACTTGGTGAACCAGCTCCTGGGCGGCAAGAAGGTCTCGGTCCACCGTTCCAAGGTGGAATCGTACCTGGAACGGGCGCGCGAGGGCGGGCTGTGGGACTTGGTCTTCCTCGATCCGCCGTACCCCCTGGACGAACCGGCCCTGAGCGAGGTATTGGCAAAACTCGCGCCGCACTTGGATGAGGGCGCCGTGGTGGTTGTCGAGCGGAGTTCGCGGAGCCCGGAACCGGCGTGGCCCGGGACCATGGAGTGCTTCGCCGACAAGAAGTACGGCGAAACCAAGCTATGGTTCGCCGAACCAGCCTAG